A genomic segment from Paramixta manurensis encodes:
- the narX gene encoding nitrate/nitrite two-component system sensor histidine kinase NarX, with protein sequence MKRLLAPLSIVNQVALLMLLLGVLGVGGMSISAWMSQGIQGNAHAINKAGSLRMQSYRLLAQVPLAANSELLLQGLDKDENSQDLQHTVTQEGLNAEYQALRGYWQQVLQPRLREAQRPADAAPQVAHFVELLDKLVSDIDHQTERRLLMVTLVQGIFITLMLVLLVGTVIYLRRRLLQPWRQLVAMAAAVGHGDFSRRFTGRQHRDEMTSLGEALNTMANELSTMYGELEQRVLSKTADLQQKNLVLDFLYRTSRSLHTNEPLSSRLEALLSELERIVPFCAVQMRLYENNNQASFVQLSSPASKRDNCWSGALTPLHCPLKDKLGRYGVLIAQPLENVPLSADHRQLLNTLAEQLTSVLAIERQVDQQQRLILMEERATIARELHDSIAQSLSCLKIQASCLQMQGEELPPASRNLVDQMREELNVAYRQLRELLTTFRLRLTEPGLLAALQSTVKEFNQRLGLEIALDYQPGPYSLPPHQAIHVLQIAREALNNIHKHANASEVRIQVIAREGEVALSICDNGRGLPATAERPDHHGLIIMRDRARSLHGRCDILPRDGGGTEVRVIFRPDISATDHPEHPDE encoded by the coding sequence ATGAAAAGATTGCTGGCTCCGCTTTCCATCGTGAACCAGGTCGCCCTGCTGATGTTACTGCTTGGCGTACTGGGTGTCGGTGGCATGAGCATTTCGGCCTGGATGTCACAAGGCATTCAGGGGAATGCGCACGCCATTAATAAAGCCGGCTCCCTCAGAATGCAGAGTTACCGTTTGCTGGCGCAAGTTCCGCTCGCCGCCAACAGTGAGCTACTGCTACAGGGCTTAGATAAAGATGAAAACAGCCAGGATCTGCAACATACCGTCACCCAGGAGGGATTAAACGCGGAATATCAGGCGCTACGCGGCTACTGGCAACAAGTACTGCAACCACGGCTGCGTGAAGCGCAACGCCCGGCGGATGCCGCGCCACAGGTTGCGCACTTTGTTGAACTGTTGGATAAACTGGTTTCCGATATTGACCATCAAACCGAACGCCGCCTGTTGATGGTGACGTTGGTTCAGGGCATCTTTATCACCCTGATGCTGGTGCTGCTGGTTGGCACCGTCATTTATTTACGTCGTCGGCTCTTGCAGCCATGGCGCCAACTGGTGGCGATGGCCGCCGCGGTTGGTCATGGGGATTTCAGCCGCCGCTTTACTGGCCGCCAGCATCGCGATGAGATGACGTCGCTGGGCGAAGCGTTGAATACGATGGCGAATGAGCTCTCCACTATGTATGGCGAGCTGGAGCAACGCGTACTCAGTAAGACCGCCGATTTACAACAAAAAAACCTGGTGCTGGATTTTTTGTACCGCACCAGCCGTAGCCTGCATACCAACGAACCGCTCTCCAGTCGGCTAGAAGCATTGTTAAGCGAGTTAGAACGCATCGTACCGTTTTGCGCGGTGCAAATGCGGCTGTACGAAAACAACAATCAGGCCTCTTTTGTTCAGCTTAGTAGCCCGGCAAGCAAGCGCGATAACTGCTGGTCCGGCGCGTTGACGCCGCTGCACTGCCCATTAAAAGATAAACTGGGGCGTTATGGCGTGCTGATTGCGCAGCCGCTGGAAAATGTCCCGCTCAGCGCCGATCATCGTCAATTGCTGAATACACTCGCCGAGCAGCTAACCAGCGTGCTGGCGATTGAACGTCAGGTCGATCAGCAACAACGGCTTATTTTGATGGAGGAACGCGCAACCATTGCCCGCGAACTGCATGACTCTATCGCGCAGTCGCTCTCTTGCCTGAAAATTCAGGCCAGTTGTCTACAAATGCAGGGCGAAGAATTACCGCCTGCCAGCCGCAACCTGGTCGATCAAATGCGCGAAGAGCTTAATGTTGCCTACCGCCAACTGCGTGAATTGTTGACCACTTTTCGTCTGCGCCTCACCGAGCCCGGGCTGTTAGCCGCTTTGCAATCTACGGTGAAAGAATTTAACCAGCGGCTTGGGCTTGAGATCGCGCTGGACTATCAGCCGGGGCCTTATTCGCTGCCGCCTCATCAGGCGATTCATGTGTTACAAATCGCCCGCGAAGCGCTGAACAATATTCACAAACATGCCAATGCCAGCGAGGTGCGTATCCAGGTGATTGCGCGCGAGGGAGAAGTGGCGCTGAGCATTTGCGATAACGGACGTGGGCTACCCGCTACTGCCGAACGGCCTGACCATCACGGGCTGATTATTATGCGTGACCGTGCCCGATCTTTGCATGGCCGCTGTGACATTTTGCCCCGCGACGGCGGCGGCACCGAAGTTCGGGTGATATTCCGCCCTGATATTTCCGCAACAGACCACCCGGAGCATCCCGATGAGTGA
- the narL gene encoding two-component system response regulator NarL: MSEEEAATILLIDDHPMLRNGVKQLISMDARLQVVAEASNGEQGVQLAEQHDPDLILLDLNMPGINGLETLDRLRMTDLSGRVVVFSVSNHEDDVVSALKRGADGYLLKDMEPEDLLKSLHQAAAGQMVLSEALTPILVSSLRESRPSADRDIQQLTRRERDILKLIALGLPNKLIARRLSITESTVKVHVKHLLKKLKLKSRVEAAVWVLQGELKKWDDG; the protein is encoded by the coding sequence ATGAGTGAAGAAGAAGCCGCTACGATCCTATTAATTGACGATCATCCCATGCTACGCAATGGCGTTAAGCAGCTTATTAGTATGGATGCCCGGTTACAGGTGGTTGCCGAAGCCAGTAACGGGGAACAAGGCGTACAGCTGGCCGAGCAGCACGATCCCGATTTGATTTTGCTCGATCTCAATATGCCGGGCATTAATGGTCTGGAAACGTTGGACAGATTACGTATGACCGATCTTTCCGGGCGCGTGGTGGTATTTAGCGTTTCGAACCACGAGGATGATGTAGTGAGCGCGTTAAAACGCGGAGCGGATGGTTATCTGTTGAAAGATATGGAACCCGAAGATCTGCTCAAATCGTTGCATCAGGCGGCGGCAGGGCAAATGGTGCTCAGTGAAGCACTGACGCCGATACTGGTTTCCAGCCTGCGGGAAAGTCGCCCAAGCGCCGATCGCGATATTCAGCAGTTAACGCGGCGTGAACGCGATATTCTGAAGCTTATCGCCCTTGGTCTGCCCAATAAACTGATTGCGCGTCGGCTGTCGATCACTGAAAGCACGGTGAAAGTGCATGTAAAGCATCTGCTGAAAAAACTGAAGTTAAAATCACGGGTTGAGGCGGCAGTCTGGGTATTACAAGGTGAGTTAAAAAAATGGGATGACGGTTAA
- the narH gene encoding nitrate reductase subunit beta, with protein MKIRSQVGMVLNLDKCIGCHTCSVTCKNVWTSREGMEYAWFNNVESKPGVGYPHAWEDQEKWKGGWIRKINGKLEPRMGNRVGLLSKIFANPDVPALDDYYEPFDFDYQHLHNAPAGKHQPIARPRSLITGQRMKKIEGGPNWEEILGGEFEKRSKDKNFDNVQKEMYGQFENTFMMYLPRLCEHCLNPACVATCPSGAIYKRGEDGIVLIDQDKCRGWRMCLTGCPYKKIYFNWKSGKSEKCIFCYPRIESGQPTVCSETCVGRIRYLGVLLYDADRIAEAASTENATDLYQSQLDIFLDPNDPAVIEQAIKDGIPLSVIDAAQQSPVYKMAMDWKLALPLHPEYRTLPMVWYVPPLSPIQSAADAGILAHNGVLPDVESLRIPVQYLANLLTAGDTEPVLLALKRMLAMRHYKRAESVDGVIDTSALEQVGLTEAQAQEMYRYLAIANYEDRFVIPSSHREMAREAFPESKGCGFSFGESCHGGDSRFNLFNTRRIDAVDVTKRTHQEDAS; from the coding sequence ATGAAAATTCGTTCTCAAGTCGGCATGGTGCTGAATCTGGACAAATGCATCGGTTGCCATACCTGTTCGGTCACCTGTAAGAATGTTTGGACCAGCCGTGAAGGCATGGAATATGCCTGGTTCAATAATGTCGAAAGTAAACCGGGCGTCGGGTATCCGCACGCCTGGGAAGATCAGGAAAAATGGAAGGGCGGCTGGATCCGCAAAATCAACGGTAAGCTGGAGCCGCGCATGGGGAACCGTGTCGGCCTGCTGTCGAAAATTTTCGCTAATCCAGACGTTCCGGCGCTAGACGATTATTACGAGCCGTTTGATTTCGATTACCAGCACCTGCATAACGCGCCGGCAGGCAAACATCAGCCAATCGCACGTCCGCGTTCGCTGATTACCGGCCAGCGCATGAAGAAAATTGAAGGCGGTCCGAACTGGGAAGAGATCCTCGGCGGTGAGTTTGAAAAACGCTCAAAGGATAAGAACTTCGATAACGTACAGAAAGAGATGTACGGCCAGTTTGAAAACACTTTCATGATGTACCTGCCGCGCTTGTGTGAACACTGTTTGAACCCGGCGTGTGTGGCAACTTGCCCGAGTGGGGCGATTTATAAGCGCGGTGAAGACGGCATTGTACTGATCGACCAGGATAAGTGTCGCGGCTGGCGTATGTGCCTGACCGGTTGTCCGTACAAAAAAATCTACTTCAACTGGAAAAGCGGTAAATCCGAGAAGTGCATTTTCTGCTATCCACGTATTGAGTCAGGCCAACCCACCGTCTGTTCCGAAACCTGCGTCGGCCGTATTCGTTATCTTGGCGTGTTACTCTACGACGCGGACCGTATCGCCGAGGCGGCCTCCACGGAAAATGCGACCGATCTGTATCAAAGTCAGTTGGATATTTTCCTCGATCCGAACGATCCGGCGGTGATTGAGCAGGCGATCAAAGACGGCATTCCGCTAAGCGTGATCGACGCGGCGCAGCAATCTCCGGTCTACAAGATGGCGATGGATTGGAAGCTGGCGCTGCCGCTGCACCCGGAATATCGCACCTTACCAATGGTGTGGTATGTGCCGCCCCTGTCGCCGATTCAGTCCGCGGCAGATGCCGGTATTCTGGCGCACAACGGGGTATTGCCGGACGTCGAGAGCCTGCGTATTCCGGTGCAGTATCTGGCTAACTTACTCACTGCCGGCGACACCGAGCCAGTGCTGCTGGCGCTAAAACGTATGTTGGCAATGCGCCACTATAAACGTGCGGAAAGCGTGGATGGCGTGATTGATACCAGTGCGCTGGAACAGGTCGGCCTGACCGAAGCCCAGGCGCAGGAAATGTACCGTTATCTGGCGATCGCGAATTACGAAGATCGTTTTGTCATTCCGTCCAGCCATCGTGAGATGGCACGCGAAGCCTTCCCGGAAAGTAAAGGCTGCGGCTTTAGCTTTGGCGAGAGTTGCCACGGCGGCGATAGCCGGTTCAATTTGTTCAACACTCGCCGGATTGACGCGGTGGATGTGACCAAAAGAACCCACCAGGAGGATGCCTCATGA
- a CDS encoding nitrate reductase subunit alpha, which produces MSKFLDRFRYFKQLAEPFAGGHGQTLNTNRDWEDGYRSRWQHDKIVRSTHGVNCTGSCSWKIYVKNGLVTWETQQTDYPRTRPDLPNHEPRGCPRGASYSWYLYSANRLKYPLMRKRLVKLWREAKAQYRDPVEAWGSIVSDPEKAKSYKIARGRGGFVRSSWQEVNELIAASNVYTAKTFGPDRIIGFSPIPAMSMVSYASGARYLSLIGGVCLSFYDWYCDLPPASPMTWGEQTDVPESADWYNSSYIIAWGSNVPQTRTPDAHFFTEVRYKGTKTVAVTPDYAEVAKLCDQWLNPKQGTDSAMALAMGHVMLKEFHLDREVGYFRDYVRRYTDMPMLVMLEPRENGQYAAGRMLRASDLVDGLGEGNNPEWKTVAIDQTSGELVAPQGSIGFRWGEKGKWNLEQREGKSQREVELQLSLLGTHDEVVSVGFPYFGGAESEHFNSVALDEVLTHNLPVKRLQLADGSEVLVTSVYDLTLANYGLDRGLNDENCATDYDQIKAYTPAWAEKITGVSQQNIIRIAREFAQNAEKTRGRSMIIVGAGMNHWFHMDMNYRGLINMLIFCGCVGQSGGGWAHYVGQEKLRPQTGWVPLAFGTDWQRPPRHMNSTSFFYNHSSQWRYETVSAGELLSPMADKSRFTGSMIDFNVRAERMGWLPSAPQLNTNPLHLAAQAKAAGQSPVDFAVNGLKEGTLRFASEQPDNPDNFPRNLFVWRSNLLGSSGKGHEYMLKYLLGTENGIQGTDLGQQGSVKPEEVEWRDNGGEGKLDLVVTLDFRMSSTCLYSDIVLPTATWYEKDDMNTSDMHPFIHPLSAAVDPAWEAKSDWEIYKGIAKKFSEVCVGHLGQETDVVTLPIQHDSPAELGQAFGVKDWKKGECDLIPGKTAPHIIAVERDYPATYERFTSLGPLLDKLGNGGKGINWNTQTEIDFLKKLNYVKADGPAAGRPKIESAIDAAEVILSLAPETNGQVAVKAWEALGEFTGRDHVHLAENKEEEKIRFRDIQAQPRKIISSPTWSGLEDEHVSYNACYTNVHELIPWRTLSGRQQLYQDHEWMRAFGESLLVYRPPIDTRAAKPLLNKKPNGNPEKALNFLTPHQKWGIHSTYSDNLLMLTLSRGGPIVWMSEDDAQELGIEDNDWIEVFNANGALTARAVVSQRIPAGMTMMYHAQERIVNIPGSEITSQRGGIHNSVTRVCPKPTHMIGGYAQLAYGFNYYGTVGSNRDEFVVVRKMNHIDWLDGEGNDYSQGSQQEKTK; this is translated from the coding sequence ATGAGCAAATTTTTAGACCGGTTTCGCTATTTCAAACAGTTAGCAGAACCGTTCGCCGGTGGTCACGGCCAGACGCTGAATACCAATCGCGACTGGGAAGACGGTTATCGCAGCCGTTGGCAGCACGATAAAATTGTGCGCTCGACCCACGGCGTTAACTGTACGGGTTCATGTAGCTGGAAGATTTATGTGAAGAACGGCCTGGTCACTTGGGAAACCCAGCAGACCGATTATCCGCGAACTCGCCCGGACCTGCCAAACCATGAACCGCGCGGCTGCCCGCGCGGCGCCAGCTACTCGTGGTATTTATACAGCGCTAACCGCCTAAAATACCCGCTGATGCGTAAACGCCTGGTGAAGTTATGGCGTGAAGCGAAAGCGCAATATCGCGATCCGGTTGAGGCGTGGGGATCGATTGTGAGCGATCCGGAAAAAGCGAAAAGCTATAAAATCGCCCGTGGACGCGGTGGCTTTGTGCGTTCCAGTTGGCAGGAGGTCAATGAGCTGATCGCGGCCTCCAACGTTTATACCGCCAAAACGTTCGGCCCAGACCGGATTATCGGTTTCTCGCCGATCCCGGCAATGTCGATGGTGTCTTACGCTTCCGGCGCACGTTATCTCTCGCTGATTGGCGGCGTTTGCCTCAGCTTCTATGACTGGTATTGCGACCTGCCGCCAGCATCGCCGATGACATGGGGCGAGCAGACTGACGTACCTGAATCCGCCGACTGGTATAACTCTTCTTACATCATTGCCTGGGGCTCCAACGTCCCGCAGACACGTACGCCGGATGCGCACTTCTTTACCGAAGTCCGTTACAAAGGGACTAAAACGGTAGCGGTTACGCCGGATTACGCCGAAGTGGCGAAATTATGCGACCAATGGCTGAACCCCAAACAGGGTACCGATAGCGCGATGGCGCTGGCAATGGGCCATGTGATGCTGAAAGAGTTCCACCTCGATCGTGAAGTGGGCTATTTCCGCGATTATGTCCGCCGTTACACCGACATGCCGATGCTGGTGATGCTGGAGCCGCGTGAAAACGGTCAATATGCCGCCGGGCGGATGTTGCGCGCCAGCGATCTGGTTGACGGATTAGGCGAAGGCAATAACCCGGAATGGAAAACTGTCGCTATTGATCAAACCAGCGGTGAGCTGGTGGCGCCGCAGGGCTCAATTGGTTTTCGCTGGGGTGAAAAAGGGAAATGGAACCTTGAGCAGCGTGAAGGCAAATCGCAGCGCGAGGTTGAGCTGCAACTGAGCCTGCTAGGCACCCACGATGAAGTGGTTTCCGTTGGCTTCCCCTATTTCGGCGGGGCGGAAAGCGAACATTTCAATAGCGTCGCGCTGGATGAAGTATTAACCCATAACCTGCCGGTAAAACGCTTGCAACTGGCGGATGGCAGCGAAGTACTGGTCACCAGCGTGTATGACCTGACGCTGGCGAACTACGGTCTGGATCGCGGTTTGAATGATGAAAACTGCGCGACCGATTACGATCAAATCAAAGCTTATACACCTGCGTGGGCGGAAAAAATTACCGGCGTTTCACAGCAGAACATCATTCGCATCGCGCGTGAGTTTGCGCAGAATGCCGAGAAAACCCGCGGTCGTTCAATGATTATCGTTGGCGCCGGGATGAACCACTGGTTCCATATGGATATGAACTACCGTGGTTTGATCAATATGCTGATCTTCTGCGGCTGCGTCGGGCAGAGCGGCGGCGGTTGGGCGCACTATGTCGGCCAGGAAAAACTGCGTCCGCAGACCGGCTGGGTACCGTTAGCTTTTGGTACCGACTGGCAGCGTCCACCGCGCCATATGAACAGCACCTCTTTCTTCTATAACCACTCCAGCCAATGGCGTTACGAAACGGTCTCGGCGGGCGAACTGCTGTCGCCGATGGCGGATAAATCGCGCTTTACCGGCAGTATGATCGATTTCAACGTTCGCGCTGAACGGATGGGTTGGTTGCCGTCTGCCCCGCAACTGAATACTAACCCGCTACACTTGGCGGCGCAGGCGAAAGCCGCCGGTCAATCACCGGTCGACTTTGCGGTAAATGGCCTGAAAGAGGGGACGTTGCGCTTCGCCTCTGAACAGCCGGATAACCCGGACAACTTCCCGCGTAACCTGTTTGTCTGGCGTTCAAATTTGCTCGGTTCGTCCGGTAAAGGGCACGAGTACATGCTGAAATATTTGCTGGGTACCGAAAACGGCATCCAGGGAACCGATCTAGGTCAGCAGGGCAGTGTGAAACCGGAAGAGGTGGAGTGGCGTGATAACGGCGGCGAAGGCAAGTTAGACTTGGTGGTCACGCTGGATTTCCGTATGTCGAGCACCTGCCTCTACTCCGATATTGTGCTGCCAACGGCGACCTGGTACGAGAAAGACGATATGAATACCTCGGATATGCATCCGTTTATTCATCCCTTGTCTGCGGCGGTTGATCCGGCCTGGGAAGCGAAAAGCGACTGGGAAATTTATAAAGGCATCGCCAAAAAATTCTCCGAAGTGTGTGTTGGTCACCTGGGGCAAGAAACCGATGTGGTGACGTTACCCATCCAGCACGATTCACCGGCGGAACTCGGCCAGGCGTTTGGCGTGAAAGACTGGAAAAAAGGCGAATGCGATCTAATTCCGGGCAAAACCGCCCCGCATATTATCGCGGTTGAACGTGATTATCCGGCCACCTATGAGCGTTTCACTTCACTGGGTCCGCTGCTGGATAAATTGGGTAATGGCGGTAAAGGTATTAACTGGAATACGCAAACTGAAATCGACTTCCTGAAAAAACTCAACTACGTCAAAGCGGACGGCCCGGCAGCGGGACGACCGAAAATTGAGAGCGCCATTGATGCCGCTGAGGTCATTCTTTCGCTGGCGCCAGAAACCAATGGTCAAGTGGCGGTGAAAGCGTGGGAAGCGCTGGGTGAGTTTACCGGGCGCGACCATGTGCATCTGGCAGAGAACAAAGAAGAGGAAAAAATCCGCTTCCGCGATATCCAGGCGCAGCCGCGTAAAATTATCTCCAGCCCAACCTGGTCTGGTCTGGAAGATGAGCATGTCTCCTATAACGCCTGTTACACCAACGTGCATGAGCTGATTCCATGGCGCACCCTGAGCGGTCGTCAACAGTTGTATCAGGATCATGAATGGATGCGTGCCTTCGGCGAGAGTTTATTGGTCTATCGTCCGCCGATTGATACCCGTGCGGCGAAGCCCTTGCTGAATAAAAAACCGAATGGCAACCCGGAGAAAGCGCTGAACTTCCTGACGCCGCACCAGAAATGGGGCATCCACTCCACCTATAGCGATAATTTGCTGATGCTGACGCTTTCGCGCGGCGGCCCGATTGTCTGGATGAGTGAGGATGATGCGCAAGAGTTGGGGATTGAAGATAACGACTGGATCGAGGTGTTCAACGCCAACGGCGCGCTAACCGCACGTGCGGTGGTTAGCCAGCGTATCCCGGCCGGTATGACCATGATGTACCACGCGCAGGAACGTATCGTGAATATTCCGGGTTCGGAAATCACCAGCCAGCGCGGCGGTATCCATAACTCGGTAACCCGCGTTTGCCCGAAACCGACGCATATGATCGGCGGTTATGCGCAACTGGCTTATGGCTTCAATTACTACGGTACCGTGGGTTCTAACCGCGATGAGTTTGTCGTGGTACGCAAAATGAATCATATCGATTGGTTGGACGGTGAAGGTAATGACTATTCACAGGGTAGCCAACAGGAGAAAACCAAATGA
- a CDS encoding NarK family nitrate/nitrite MFS transporter, giving the protein MSQSGMLSPKKSGAVIQDWQPENAEFWQQRGKRIASRNLWISVYCLLLAFCVWMLFSAVAVNLNKVGFNFTTDQLFLLTALPSVSGALLRVPYSFVIPVFGGRRWTAFSTGILLIPCLWLGFAVQDTSTTFSTFIIIALLCGFAGANFASSMGNISFFFPKAKQGGALGINGGLGNLGVSVMQFFAPLAISCAIFGAFNGTSQDIGSGEVIWLQNAAWLWVPFLIIATFAAWFGMNDLAAAKSSLREQLPVLKRLHLWIMAVLYLATFGSFIGFSAGFAMLSKTQFPAVVILHYAFFGPFLGGLARSVGGMLSDRFGGIRVTLINFVVMAIFTALLFLTLPGESTEGSFIAFYAVFMVLFINAGLGSGSTFQMIAVIFRKLTLERVSAEGGSEERAQHEAVTETSAALGFISAIGALGGFFIPQTFGMSLSMTGSPAGAMKVFLAFYILCVVITWLVYGRKKA; this is encoded by the coding sequence ATGTCGCAATCAGGTATGTTATCACCAAAAAAATCGGGAGCGGTCATTCAAGACTGGCAGCCCGAGAACGCCGAGTTCTGGCAGCAACGCGGTAAGCGCATTGCCAGCCGTAATTTATGGATTTCGGTCTACTGTTTGTTACTCGCTTTCTGTGTCTGGATGCTGTTTAGCGCCGTGGCAGTAAACCTTAACAAAGTTGGCTTTAATTTCACCACCGATCAACTCTTTTTACTCACTGCTTTACCGTCGGTTTCCGGCGCGCTGCTGCGTGTGCCTTACTCGTTCGTGATTCCGGTTTTTGGCGGTCGTCGTTGGACGGCATTCAGCACCGGGATTTTGTTAATCCCTTGCCTGTGGCTGGGTTTTGCGGTGCAGGATACCAGTACCACCTTTTCGACCTTTATTATTATCGCGTTACTCTGTGGTTTCGCCGGGGCGAATTTCGCCTCCAGCATGGGGAATATCAGTTTTTTCTTCCCGAAAGCGAAGCAGGGCGGGGCGCTGGGTATTAATGGCGGCTTAGGCAATCTTGGCGTCAGCGTGATGCAGTTCTTTGCGCCATTAGCGATTTCCTGCGCCATTTTCGGCGCCTTCAACGGCACTTCGCAAGACATCGGTAGCGGCGAGGTCATTTGGCTGCAAAATGCGGCATGGCTGTGGGTTCCTTTCCTGATTATCGCCACCTTTGCCGCCTGGTTTGGTATGAACGATCTGGCGGCGGCGAAATCTTCGCTGCGCGAGCAGTTACCGGTACTGAAGCGTTTACATCTGTGGATTATGGCAGTGCTCTATCTCGCCACCTTCGGCTCGTTTATCGGTTTCTCGGCCGGGTTTGCCATGCTATCGAAAACCCAGTTCCCGGCAGTGGTGATCTTGCACTATGCCTTCTTTGGCCCCTTCCTTGGCGGGCTGGCGCGTTCGGTGGGCGGAATGCTGTCCGACCGTTTTGGTGGTATACGTGTGACGCTGATTAACTTCGTGGTGATGGCGATTTTTACCGCGTTGCTGTTTTTGACCTTGCCGGGTGAAAGTACCGAAGGCTCGTTCATTGCGTTCTACGCCGTGTTTATGGTGCTGTTTATTAACGCCGGTCTGGGGAGTGGGTCGACCTTCCAGATGATTGCGGTTATCTTCCGCAAACTGACGCTTGAAAGGGTTAGCGCGGAAGGCGGCAGTGAAGAGAGAGCGCAACATGAAGCGGTTACCGAAACCTCGGCGGCGCTCGGTTTTATCTCCGCGATTGGCGCGTTGGGCGGTTTCTTTATCCCGCAGACATTCGGTATGTCGTTATCAATGACCGGTTCCCCAGCCGGGGCGATGAAGGTGTTCCTCGCGTTCTATATCCTTTGTGTAGTGATCACATGGTTGGTTTACGGACGTAAAAAAGCCTGA
- the ansP gene encoding L-asparagine permease: protein MKATKKTEQQQRAARRRWLNSHDTGYHKAMGNRQVQMIAIGGAIGTGLFLGAGARLQAAGPALALVYLVCGIFSFFILRALGELVLHRPSSGSFVSYAREFLGEKASYVAGWMYFVNWAMTGIVDITAVALYMHYWGAFGDVPQWVFALGALAIVGTMNMIGVKWFAEMEFWFALVKVLAIAIFLIVGVVFLGTGKPLDGNATGFHLVSDNGGIFPHGLMAALILVQGVVFAFASIELVGTAAGECKDPKTMLPKAINSVIWRIGLFYVGSVVLLVLLLPWNAYQAGQSPFVTFFTKLGVPYIGSIMNIVVLSAALSSLNSGLYSTGRILRSMSMGGSAPKFMSKMNQQQVPYAGILVTIAVYVVGVVLNYYVPSQVFEIVLNIASLGIISSWGFIVVCQMRLRKAIKEGKAEDVSFKLPGAPFTSWLTLLFLLSVLVLMAFDYPNGTFTIASIPLLAVLLVLGWFGVRKRVHAVAQTEHEPVGAGQKNQLAEDLPD from the coding sequence ATGAAAGCAACAAAGAAAACGGAGCAGCAGCAGCGTGCTGCCAGAAGACGTTGGTTAAACTCACATGACACCGGTTACCACAAAGCGATGGGGAACCGACAGGTACAGATGATCGCGATTGGCGGTGCGATTGGTACCGGTTTATTCCTCGGCGCCGGTGCGCGGTTGCAGGCGGCTGGGCCTGCGCTGGCGTTGGTTTATCTGGTCTGCGGTATCTTCTCTTTCTTTATTTTACGCGCCTTGGGTGAGCTGGTTTTGCATCGCCCTTCGAGCGGCAGTTTTGTCTCGTATGCCCGTGAGTTTCTCGGTGAAAAAGCCTCTTATGTGGCGGGCTGGATGTATTTCGTCAACTGGGCGATGACCGGGATTGTCGACATCACCGCCGTCGCGCTGTATATGCATTATTGGGGCGCGTTTGGCGATGTGCCGCAATGGGTGTTTGCGCTTGGGGCGCTGGCAATCGTCGGCACCATGAACATGATTGGTGTGAAGTGGTTTGCGGAAATGGAGTTTTGGTTTGCGCTGGTCAAAGTGCTGGCTATCGCCATTTTCCTGATTGTCGGTGTGGTGTTTCTGGGTACCGGTAAACCGTTAGACGGCAATGCCACCGGCTTTCATCTGGTGAGCGATAATGGCGGTATTTTCCCGCATGGCCTGATGGCGGCGTTGATATTAGTGCAGGGTGTGGTATTCGCCTTTGCCTCAATTGAATTGGTGGGTACTGCGGCGGGCGAGTGTAAAGACCCGAAAACCATGCTGCCTAAAGCAATCAATAGCGTCATTTGGCGTATTGGGTTGTTTTATGTTGGATCCGTGGTGTTGCTGGTGCTGTTATTGCCGTGGAATGCTTATCAGGCAGGGCAGAGCCCGTTTGTCACCTTTTTCACCAAGCTGGGCGTGCCTTACATCGGCAGTATCATGAACATTGTGGTATTAAGCGCTGCGCTTTCCAGCCTTAATTCCGGCCTCTATTCTACCGGGCGCATTTTACGTTCGATGTCGATGGGCGGTTCGGCACCGAAGTTTATGTCGAAGATGAACCAGCAGCAGGTTCCCTATGCCGGGATTTTGGTCACCATCGCGGTCTACGTGGTGGGAGTCGTGCTGAATTACTATGTTCCTTCACAGGTGTTTGAGATTGTGTTGAACATTGCCTCGCTGGGTATTATCTCTTCCTGGGGATTTATCGTCGTATGCCAGATGCGCTTACGGAAAGCGATTAAAGAGGGCAAGGCGGAAGATGTCAGCTTTAAACTGCCTGGCGCACCGTTTACTTCCTGGCTAACGCTGCTGTTCCTGCTTAGCGTGCTGGTATTAATGGCGTTCGACTATCCGAACGGCACCTTTACCATCGCTTCAATCCCGCTGTTAGCGGTGCTGTTGGTTCTCGGATGGTTCGGTGTGCGAAAACGTGTACATGCCGTGGCGCAAACCGAACATGAGCCAGTGGGAGCGGGGCAAAAAAATCAATTGGCGGAGGATTTGCCTGACTAA
- a CDS encoding YdgH/BhsA/McbA-like domain containing protein — MKIKLPAVAAVALFALSSFTAMAATEVDAQQAQNLNPIGDVSVSGVRGSIDDATRHLARKADEMGATHYRVIGVENPGDSSLWSGSAEIYR, encoded by the coding sequence ATGAAAATTAAATTACCTGCCGTCGCCGCCGTTGCCTTATTCGCGCTCTCTTCCTTCACCGCTATGGCGGCAACCGAAGTCGATGCACAGCAAGCACAAAACCTAAACCCGATCGGTGATGTTTCTGTCTCGGGCGTGCGTGGCTCGATTGATGACGCAACCCGTCACTTAGCGCGCAAAGCCGACGAAATGGGCGCAACCCATTATCGTGTTATCGGCGTAGAAAATCCGGGCGACTCCAGTTTATGGAGTGGTAGCGCCGAGATTTATCGTTAA